Proteins found in one Quercus robur chromosome 2, dhQueRobu3.1, whole genome shotgun sequence genomic segment:
- the LOC126713694 gene encoding mitogen-activated protein kinase kinase 6, giving the protein MKTKTPLNQLKLSVPAQETPITSFLTASGTFHDGDFFLNQKGLRLISEEKVSRPSDSKELDIEFSLEDLETIKVIGKGSGGVVQLVRHKWVGKLFALKVIQMNIQEDIRKQIVQELKINQVSQCSNVVVCYHSFYHNGAISLVLEYMDRGSLADVIRQVKTVLEPYLAVVCKQVLLGLVYLHHERHVIHRDIKPSNLLVNHKGEVKITDFGVSAVLASSMGQRDTFVGTYNYMSPERISGSTYDYSSDIWSLGMVVLECAIGRFPYMQSEDQQSWPSFYELLEAIVESPPPSAPSDQFSPEFCSFVSACIQKNPQDRSSSLDLLSHPFIKKFEDKDIDFGILVGSLEPPVNFPR; this is encoded by the exons ATGAAGACTAAGACGCCATTGAATCAACTCAAGCTCTCCGTGCCTGCTCAAGAAACCCCTATCACTTCCTTCTT GACTGCAAGTGGCACATTTCATGATGGAGATTTTTTCTTAAACCAGAAAGGGTTGCGGCTCATCTCTGAAGAAAAGGTGTCCCGT CCTTCTGACAGTAAGGAGCTAGATATTGAATTCTCATTGGAAGATCTTGAGACTATTAAAGTCATCGGAAAGGGAAGCGGTGGTGTAGTTCAGCTTGTTCGCCATAAATGGGTTGGAAAATTATTTGCCTTGAAG GTCATCCAAATGAACATACAAGAGGATATACGTAAGCAGATTGTGCAGGAGCTGAAAATAAATCAAGTATCTCAATGTTCAAATGTTGTAGTTTGCTATCATTCTTTCTATCACAATGGAGCTATTTCCCTTGTGTTAGAATACATGGATCGTGGATCCCTAGCAGATGTGATTAGACAAGTTAAAACGGTTCTTGAACCATATCTTGCTGTTGTCTGCAAGCAG GTTTTACTGGGTCTTGTGTACCTGCACCATGAAAGACATGTAATACATAGGGACATCAAACCATCCAATTTGCTGGTAAACCACAAAGGGGAGGTGAAGATTACTGATTTTGGTGTGAGTGCAGTGCTAGCTAGCTCTATGGGTCAAAGGGATACATTTGTGGGAACCTATAACTACATGTCG CCAGAGAGAATCAGTGGGAGCACTTATGATTATAGCAGTGATATTTGGAGTTTGGGCATGGTAGTGCTTGAGTGTGCAATAGGACGGTTTCCTTATATGCAATCTGAAGATCAGCAAAGCTGGCCAAGCTTTTATGAGCTTTTGGAGGCAATTGTGGAAAGCCCACCACCTTCAGCTCCATCAGATCAGTTCTCCCCAGAATTCTGTTCATTTGTGTCAGCCTG CATACAAAAGAATCCCCAAGATAGATCATCATCGTTGGACCTTTTG AGTCACCCTTTTATCAAAAAGTTCGAAGATAAAGACATTGATTTCGGGATTCTTGTAGGTAGCTTGGAACCTCCTGTAAATTTCCCTCGATAA